The proteins below come from a single Panicum hallii strain FIL2 chromosome 7, PHallii_v3.1, whole genome shotgun sequence genomic window:
- the LOC112899094 gene encoding leucine-rich repeat-containing G-protein coupled receptor 4-like isoform X2 has product MGSACSRKRGQLVHEDDLYSARFSKSGSFKWLLHTLPRSNSADVHRRARGPALGRCPSLVELCVAKVREDMNSYSDFSLLPRDLSQQIFNELVECGGLTEASLGAFRDCDLQDICLGEYPGVTDVWMEVVASQGQSLLSVDISCSDVTDSGLSLLKDCSSMQSLACDYCDQISEHGLKTLSGFLNLTSLSIKKCAAVTAEGAKAFANLVNLVNLDLERCPKIHGGLVHLKGLRKLEKLNLRYCNCITDSDMKYLSDLTNLRELQLSSCKISDFGVSYLRGLHKLAHLNLEGCAVTAACLEVVSGLASLVLLNLSRCGICDEGCENLEGLVKLKALNLGFNHITDACLIHLKDLINLECLNLDSCKIGDEGLFHLKGLMQLKSLELSDTEVGSNGLRHLSGLRNLQSINLSFTLVTDIGLKKISGLSSLKSLNLDNRQITDTGLAALTSLTGLTHLDLFGARITDAGTNCFRFFKNLQSLEVCGGMITDAGVKNIKDLKALTLLNLSQNGNLTDKTLELISVSPGHRPDRTGVAERVQLPGVQLGPPPPDAVAEPALPVP; this is encoded by the exons ATGGGCAGCGCCTGCTCGAGGAAGAGGGGCCAGCTGGTCCACGAGGATGATCTCTACAGCGCCAGGTTCTCCAAGAGCGGCAGCTTCAAGTGGCTCCTGCACACGCTGCCTCGCAGCAACTCTGCTGATGTGCACAGGAGAGCGCGGGGGCCAGCGCTGGGCCGGTGCCCGTCGCTTGTGGAGCTGTGCGTGGCCAAAGTCCGCGAG GACATGAATAGCTACTCTGATTTCTCCCTGCTGCCCAGGGATCTTAGTCAGCAGATATTCAATGAGCTGGTGGAGTGTGGAGGCCTCACGGAGGCATCCCTTGGGGCTTTCCGTGATTGTGATTTGCAG GATATTTGTCTGGGAGAGTACCCTGGAGTGACTGATGTTTGGATGGAAGTAGTGGCTTCTCAAGGGCAGTCCTTGCTATCTGTTGACATCTCTTGCTCAGATGTGACTGATAGTGGATTGAGTCTTCTTAAAGATTGCTCGAGCATGCAAAGTTTGGCATGTGATTACTGTGATCAAATCTCAGAACATGGACTTAAAACATTATCAG GCTTTTTAAACTTGACATCACTGAGCATTAAGAAATGTGCTGCTGTTACTGCTGAAGGAGCAAAAGCCTTTGCAAACTTAGTTAATTTGGTAAACTTAGACCTCGAGCGATGCCCAAAGATTCATGGTGGGCTTGTGCATTTGAAAG GCTTGAGAAAACTGGAAAAACTGAACCTGAGATACTGTAATTGCATCACAGATTCAGATATGAAATATTTATCAG ATCTCACAAATTTGAGAGAACTACAACTATCATCCTGCAAAATCTCTGATTTTGGTGTATCTTATCTGAGAG GTCTACACAAGCTAGCTCATCTAAACCTGGAGGGCTGTGCAGTCACTGCAGCTTGTTTGGAGGTTGTATCAG GATTGGCTTCGCTGGTTTTGCTGAATTTAAGTAGGTGTGGCATATGCGACGAAGGCTGTGAGAACTTGGAAG GTCTTGTCAAATTGAAGGCTCTAAATTTAGGGTTCAACCACATTACAGATGCCTGTTTAATTCATTTAAAAG ATTTGATCAACTTGGAGTGCTTGAATTTGGACTCATGCAAGATTGGTGATGAGGGTCTATTTCACCTGAAAG GCCTCATGCAGCTAAAAAGCCTGGAGCTTTCAGACACTGAAGTTGGTAGCAATGGACTTCGTCATCTCTCTG GTCTACGTAATTTGCAGAGCATCAATCTCTCTTTTACATTGGTTACTGACATTGGTTTGAAGAAGATTTCTGGCTTGAGTTCACTGAAGTCCCTTAATCTTGACAATCGCCAAATCACAGATACTGGTTTAGCGGCTCTTACAA GTCTCACTGGACTGACACACCTTGACCTATTTGGAGCTCGCATAACTGACGCAGGCACAAACTGCTTCAGAT TTTTCAAGAATCTTCAGTCCCTGGAGGTCTGTGGTGGGATGATCACGGATGCGGGCGTGAAGAACATCAAGGACCTGAAAGCTCTGACGCTGCTCAACCTATCTCAGAATGGCAACCTCACGGACAAAACCCTGGAGCTGATCTCTG TTTCACCTGGCCACAGGCCTGACCGCACTGGTGTCGCTGAACGTGTCCAACTCCCGGGTGTCCAACTCGGGCCTCCACCACCTGACGCCGTTGCAGAACCTGCGCTCCCTGTCCCTTGA
- the LOC112899094 gene encoding F-box/LRR-repeat protein 14-like isoform X1: MGSACSRKRGQLVHEDDLYSARFSKSGSFKWLLHTLPRSNSADVHRRARGPALGRCPSLVELCVAKVREDMNSYSDFSLLPRDLSQQIFNELVECGGLTEASLGAFRDCDLQDICLGEYPGVTDVWMEVVASQGQSLLSVDISCSDVTDSGLSLLKDCSSMQSLACDYCDQISEHGLKTLSGFLNLTSLSIKKCAAVTAEGAKAFANLVNLVNLDLERCPKIHGGLVHLKGLRKLEKLNLRYCNCITDSDMKYLSDLTNLRELQLSSCKISDFGVSYLRGLHKLAHLNLEGCAVTAACLEVVSGLASLVLLNLSRCGICDEGCENLEGLVKLKALNLGFNHITDACLIHLKDLINLECLNLDSCKIGDEGLFHLKGLMQLKSLELSDTEVGSNGLRHLSGLRNLQSINLSFTLVTDIGLKKISGLSSLKSLNLDNRQITDTGLAALTSLTGLTHLDLFGARITDAGTNCFRFFKNLQSLEVCGGMITDAGVKNIKDLKALTLLNLSQNGNLTDKTLELISGLTALVSLNVSNSRVSNSGLHHLTPLQNLRSLSLESCRVTAAEIKKLRLAALPNLITVRPE, translated from the exons ATGGGCAGCGCCTGCTCGAGGAAGAGGGGCCAGCTGGTCCACGAGGATGATCTCTACAGCGCCAGGTTCTCCAAGAGCGGCAGCTTCAAGTGGCTCCTGCACACGCTGCCTCGCAGCAACTCTGCTGATGTGCACAGGAGAGCGCGGGGGCCAGCGCTGGGCCGGTGCCCGTCGCTTGTGGAGCTGTGCGTGGCCAAAGTCCGCGAG GACATGAATAGCTACTCTGATTTCTCCCTGCTGCCCAGGGATCTTAGTCAGCAGATATTCAATGAGCTGGTGGAGTGTGGAGGCCTCACGGAGGCATCCCTTGGGGCTTTCCGTGATTGTGATTTGCAG GATATTTGTCTGGGAGAGTACCCTGGAGTGACTGATGTTTGGATGGAAGTAGTGGCTTCTCAAGGGCAGTCCTTGCTATCTGTTGACATCTCTTGCTCAGATGTGACTGATAGTGGATTGAGTCTTCTTAAAGATTGCTCGAGCATGCAAAGTTTGGCATGTGATTACTGTGATCAAATCTCAGAACATGGACTTAAAACATTATCAG GCTTTTTAAACTTGACATCACTGAGCATTAAGAAATGTGCTGCTGTTACTGCTGAAGGAGCAAAAGCCTTTGCAAACTTAGTTAATTTGGTAAACTTAGACCTCGAGCGATGCCCAAAGATTCATGGTGGGCTTGTGCATTTGAAAG GCTTGAGAAAACTGGAAAAACTGAACCTGAGATACTGTAATTGCATCACAGATTCAGATATGAAATATTTATCAG ATCTCACAAATTTGAGAGAACTACAACTATCATCCTGCAAAATCTCTGATTTTGGTGTATCTTATCTGAGAG GTCTACACAAGCTAGCTCATCTAAACCTGGAGGGCTGTGCAGTCACTGCAGCTTGTTTGGAGGTTGTATCAG GATTGGCTTCGCTGGTTTTGCTGAATTTAAGTAGGTGTGGCATATGCGACGAAGGCTGTGAGAACTTGGAAG GTCTTGTCAAATTGAAGGCTCTAAATTTAGGGTTCAACCACATTACAGATGCCTGTTTAATTCATTTAAAAG ATTTGATCAACTTGGAGTGCTTGAATTTGGACTCATGCAAGATTGGTGATGAGGGTCTATTTCACCTGAAAG GCCTCATGCAGCTAAAAAGCCTGGAGCTTTCAGACACTGAAGTTGGTAGCAATGGACTTCGTCATCTCTCTG GTCTACGTAATTTGCAGAGCATCAATCTCTCTTTTACATTGGTTACTGACATTGGTTTGAAGAAGATTTCTGGCTTGAGTTCACTGAAGTCCCTTAATCTTGACAATCGCCAAATCACAGATACTGGTTTAGCGGCTCTTACAA GTCTCACTGGACTGACACACCTTGACCTATTTGGAGCTCGCATAACTGACGCAGGCACAAACTGCTTCAGAT TTTTCAAGAATCTTCAGTCCCTGGAGGTCTGTGGTGGGATGATCACGGATGCGGGCGTGAAGAACATCAAGGACCTGAAAGCTCTGACGCTGCTCAACCTATCTCAGAATGGCAACCTCACGGACAAAACCCTGGAGCTGATCTCTG GCCTGACCGCACTGGTGTCGCTGAACGTGTCCAACTCCCGGGTGTCCAACTCGGGCCTCCACCACCTGACGCCGTTGCAGAACCTGCGCTCCCTGTCCCTTGAGTCCTGCCGGGTGACGGCGGCCGAGATCAAGAAGCTCCGGCTGGCAGCCCTCCCCAACCTGATCACCGTGCGGCCGGAGTGA
- the LOC112898932 gene encoding calmodulin-binding receptor-like cytoplasmic kinase 3 isoform X2, translating to MRSISDRIPASPLRIPASPSRFSLSSPPSGNEPLNLSLEHVVKLTHNFSPTLMIGEGYFGKVYRAELRDGRVIAIKRAKKEHFVSLRAEFSNEVTLLKNIEHRNLVQLLGYIDKANERLIITEYVSNGTLREHLDGQHGLVLGFNQRLEIAIDVAHGLTYLHLYAEKPIIHRDVKSSNILLTECFRAKVADFGFARTGPTEPGQSQIQTDVRGTAGYVDPEYLRTNHLTIKSDVFSYGILLLEILSGRRPIEVRRGATERITVRWAFNKYNRGNVRDILDPMLTEAINEDILNRIFDVAFECVAPTREDRPHMKEVVEGLWKIRRDYTKMQRIAELTL from the exons ATGAGGTCAATTTCTGATAGAATTCCTGCAAGCCCGCTTCGAATACCTGCAAGTCCATCTAGATTTTCATTGTCTTCGCCTCCAAGTGGAAACGAGCCGTTAAACCTGAGTCTTGAACATGTTGTTAAACTGACGCATAACTTCTCGCCAACCTTGATGATTGGCGAAGGTTATTTTGGAAAGGTCTACAGAGCGGAGCTGCGAGATGGACGTGTCATAGCTATTAAAAGGGCGAAAAAG GAACATTTTGTTTCTTTACGTGCTGAGTTTAGCAATGAAGTCACATTGCTAAAAAATATTGAACATAGGAATTTGGTCCAATTGCTTGGCTATATTGACAAAGCCAATGAACGGCTTATCATAACTGAGTACGTATCAAATGGCACTCTTAGGGAACATTTGGATG GTCAACATGGTCTAGTTTTGGGATTTAATCAGCGGCTTGAAATAGCTATAGATGTTGCCCATGGATTAACTTATTTACATCTATATGCAG AGAAGCCCATAATTCACAGGGATGTGAAGTCATCAAACATTCTACTCACAGAATGCTTCAGGGCCAAAGTGGCCGACTTTGGATTTGCAAGAACAGGTCCTACTGAGCCAGGACAGTCACAGATTCAGACTGATGTGAGAGGAACGGCTGGCTATGTAGATCCAGAGTATCTGAGGACAAACCATCTTACAATCAAGAGCGATGTGTTCTCCTATGGTATTTTGCTCCTAGAAATTCTTTCAGGCCGTCGTCCTATTGAGGTCAGGAGGGGTGCAACAGAAAGGATTACAGTGAGATGG GCTTTCAATAAATACAACAGAGGCAATGTTAGGGACATACTGGATCCAATGCTAACTGAAGCAATAAATGAGGATATACTGAACAGAATCTTCGATGTGGCGTTCGAGTGTGTTGCTCCTACCCGCGAAGACAGACCACACATGAAAGAAGTCGTGGAGGGGCTGTGGAAGATAAGAAGGGATTATACGAAAATGCAAAGGATAGCAGAATTGACTCTCTGA
- the LOC112898932 gene encoding calmodulin-binding receptor-like cytoplasmic kinase 3 isoform X1: MLSFVRGLKTGSAVVVATTAGMFLVCFESLCPCFGSKAKDGSEDHVLSGHSNSLSSSEMRSISDRIPASPLRIPASPSRFSLSSPPSGNEPLNLSLEHVVKLTHNFSPTLMIGEGYFGKVYRAELRDGRVIAIKRAKKEHFVSLRAEFSNEVTLLKNIEHRNLVQLLGYIDKANERLIITEYVSNGTLREHLDGQHGLVLGFNQRLEIAIDVAHGLTYLHLYAEKPIIHRDVKSSNILLTECFRAKVADFGFARTGPTEPGQSQIQTDVRGTAGYVDPEYLRTNHLTIKSDVFSYGILLLEILSGRRPIEVRRGATERITVRWAFNKYNRGNVRDILDPMLTEAINEDILNRIFDVAFECVAPTREDRPHMKEVVEGLWKIRRDYTKMQRIAELTL; the protein is encoded by the exons ATGTTGTCCTTTGTTCGAGGATTGAAGACAGGTAGCGCTGTGGTAGTTGCCACAACTGCGGGAATGTTTCTTGTGTGTTTTGAGTCCCTCTGCCCCTGTTTTGGCTCAAAAGCGAAGGATGGAAGCGAAGATCATGTTCTTTCAGGACATTCCAATTCCT tgAGTTCTTCTGAAATGAGGTCAATTTCTGATAGAATTCCTGCAAGCCCGCTTCGAATACCTGCAAGTCCATCTAGATTTTCATTGTCTTCGCCTCCAAGTGGAAACGAGCCGTTAAACCTGAGTCTTGAACATGTTGTTAAACTGACGCATAACTTCTCGCCAACCTTGATGATTGGCGAAGGTTATTTTGGAAAGGTCTACAGAGCGGAGCTGCGAGATGGACGTGTCATAGCTATTAAAAGGGCGAAAAAG GAACATTTTGTTTCTTTACGTGCTGAGTTTAGCAATGAAGTCACATTGCTAAAAAATATTGAACATAGGAATTTGGTCCAATTGCTTGGCTATATTGACAAAGCCAATGAACGGCTTATCATAACTGAGTACGTATCAAATGGCACTCTTAGGGAACATTTGGATG GTCAACATGGTCTAGTTTTGGGATTTAATCAGCGGCTTGAAATAGCTATAGATGTTGCCCATGGATTAACTTATTTACATCTATATGCAG AGAAGCCCATAATTCACAGGGATGTGAAGTCATCAAACATTCTACTCACAGAATGCTTCAGGGCCAAAGTGGCCGACTTTGGATTTGCAAGAACAGGTCCTACTGAGCCAGGACAGTCACAGATTCAGACTGATGTGAGAGGAACGGCTGGCTATGTAGATCCAGAGTATCTGAGGACAAACCATCTTACAATCAAGAGCGATGTGTTCTCCTATGGTATTTTGCTCCTAGAAATTCTTTCAGGCCGTCGTCCTATTGAGGTCAGGAGGGGTGCAACAGAAAGGATTACAGTGAGATGG GCTTTCAATAAATACAACAGAGGCAATGTTAGGGACATACTGGATCCAATGCTAACTGAAGCAATAAATGAGGATATACTGAACAGAATCTTCGATGTGGCGTTCGAGTGTGTTGCTCCTACCCGCGAAGACAGACCACACATGAAAGAAGTCGTGGAGGGGCTGTGGAAGATAAGAAGGGATTATACGAAAATGCAAAGGATAGCAGAATTGACTCTCTGA